From one Helicobacter sp. MIT 21-1697 genomic stretch:
- a CDS encoding transporter substrate-binding domain-containing protein: MKRLTKVVGLFLFLAMFVAQANAGMLENIKKKGELVVGVKNDVPQFALLEQKTKEIKGFEVDVAKLLAKSILGNENKLKLVAVNAKTRGPLLDNGSVDVVIATFTITPERKRTYNFSQPYYKDSVGLLVLKEKGYKSLADMKDATIGVAQAATSKRAITAAAKKLGINVKFNEFPDYPSIKAALDAKRVDAFSVDKSILLGYVDKKSEILPDSFEPQEYGIVSPKKDKEFAAFVDTFVKEHKAQIDELAKKWGL, encoded by the coding sequence ATGAAAAGATTAACCAAAGTGGTGGGATTATTTTTGTTTTTAGCTATGTTTGTCGCACAAGCAAATGCAGGTATGTTAGAAAATATTAAGAAAAAGGGTGAACTTGTGGTGGGTGTCAAAAATGATGTCCCGCAATTTGCTTTACTTGAACAAAAAACAAAAGAAATTAAGGGTTTTGAAGTTGATGTTGCAAAACTTCTAGCAAAGAGCATTTTGGGCAATGAAAACAAGCTCAAACTTGTTGCCGTGAATGCTAAAACACGAGGACCATTGCTTGATAATGGAAGTGTTGATGTTGTGATTGCGACTTTTACCATTACGCCTGAACGCAAACGCACCTATAATTTTTCGCAACCTTACTATAAAGATTCTGTGGGGTTGCTTGTGCTTAAAGAAAAGGGTTACAAATCACTCGCAGATATGAAAGATGCGACTATTGGTGTGGCTCAAGCTGCAACTTCTAAAAGGGCTATTACCGCAGCAGCAAAAAAACTTGGCATAAATGTAAAATTTAACGAGTTTCCTGATTATCCAAGTATAAAAGCTGCACTTGATGCAAAACGAGTTGATGCCTTTAGTGTTGATAAATCTATTCTTTTAGGTTATGTTGATAAAAAAAGTGAGATTCTCCCCGATAGTTTTGAGCCTCAAGAATATGGCATTGTAAGCCCAAAGAAAGATAAGGAATTTGCAGCTTTTGTTGATACATTTGTGAAAGAGCATAAAGCACAAATTGATGAATTGGCAAAAAAGTGGGGCTTATAA
- a CDS encoding APC family permease, with product MVNLIHIVMMKHLGHCGKMNNVNVIFLCVGCIIGWGAFVLPQDLFLSQIGLSESIIGLFLGAVAMCLIASNYAFLLEVFRKGGGEFYFALQALGRTHGFICGWFLSLAYLCIIPLNATALHIMSHSLGLSGNVIIYVINNESIYLVDIIISILSIFCVGVANILGIRTALMLQKFLILILCASVLFFFVTMSVDVSSWYNFHSYLSFEHFNIHSILIVFTLTPWAYLGFDCAVQIIESLRYKKRLFNAFMYVSIWIGFLLYVLLICVSAFGVDKEHILSPHWAIYEGIYQSFGTYGSILLCIGVFGAILSGINGFFITTSKIIESLSVHHFLPKSLLYSNCFGIPYRIIYIIGFLSCVMVLFGRSALLYIVDMACVGIIIGFLYVSIITFRLKKTHLKYFSFSSFLSIIVSILFLLLEFLPFSPAALKMPSVIALIVWSVLGGVIFVCFKHRI from the coding sequence GTGGTAAATTTAATCCACATAGTTATGATGAAACATTTGGGGCATTGTGGAAAAATGAATAATGTAAATGTAATATTTTTATGTGTAGGGTGTATCATTGGGTGGGGAGCATTTGTGCTGCCTCAAGATTTATTTTTATCACAAATTGGGTTAAGTGAGAGTATTATTGGCTTATTTTTAGGAGCGGTGGCTATGTGTTTGATTGCTTCAAATTACGCATTTTTGCTTGAAGTATTTAGGAAAGGTGGAGGTGAGTTTTATTTTGCACTTCAAGCATTAGGGAGGACACACGGATTTATTTGTGGGTGGTTTTTGAGCTTGGCGTATTTATGTATTATTCCTTTAAATGCCACAGCTTTGCACATAATGAGTCACTCTCTTGGTTTGAGTGGCAATGTGATTATCTATGTTATTAATAACGAATCAATTTACCTTGTTGATATTATCATCAGTATTTTGAGTATTTTTTGTGTAGGAGTAGCTAATATTTTAGGCATTAGAACAGCCCTTATGTTGCAAAAGTTTCTTATTCTTATTTTATGTGCAAGTGTCTTGTTCTTTTTTGTAACGATGAGTGTAGATGTGTCATCGTGGTATAATTTTCATTCTTATTTGAGTTTTGAGCATTTCAATATTCACTCCATTTTGATTGTTTTTACACTCACACCTTGGGCGTATTTAGGCTTTGATTGTGCTGTGCAAATTATAGAATCTCTGCGTTATAAAAAGCGCTTATTTAATGCTTTTATGTATGTATCCATTTGGATTGGTTTTTTGTTGTATGTTTTACTTATTTGTGTGAGCGCATTTGGTGTAGATAAAGAGCATATTCTTTCGCCTCATTGGGCAATTTATGAGGGCATTTACCAATCTTTTGGCACTTATGGCAGTATATTGCTTTGTATTGGAGTTTTTGGAGCGATTTTAAGTGGCATAAATGGATTTTTCATCACAACAAGCAAAATTATAGAATCTTTGAGCGTTCATCATTTTTTGCCAAAAAGTCTTCTATATTCTAATTGCTTTGGAATCCCATATCGTATAATATATATTATCGGGTTTCTCTCTTGTGTGATGGTTCTTTTTGGCAGAAGCGCATTGCTTTATATTGTGGATATGGCTTGTGTAGGGATTATTATAGGATTTTTGTATGTGAGTATTATCACTTTTAGGCTCAAAAAAACTCATCTGAAGTATTTTAGTTTCTCTAGCTTTTTAAGTATCATTGTAAGTATTTTATTTTTATTGCTAGAATTTTTACCTTTTTCTCCAGCAGCGCTTAAGATGCCATCAGTTATTGCACTGATTGTATGGAGTGTATTAGGAGGAGTAATATTTGTGTGCTTTAAACATAGAATCTAA
- a CDS encoding amino acid ABC transporter permease, giving the protein MVDNVGWVENLRTFLEGIGLYDEESSSPFAMWKFIDTLAQGDEFLSGFGYTLSVSVLALLISLIFGTIGGVMATSKIKILRAYTRVYVEIFQNTPLVIQIFFLYFALPPLGIHLDVFSVGVLGVGAYHGAYVSEVVRSGILAVPKGQFEASASQGFTYAQQMRYIILPQTIKIILPPLTNQVVNLIKNTSVLLIVAGGEIMYVADNYAGDTSNYAPAYLFAAFLYFIVCYPLAYFAKFYEDKLKMAHLKR; this is encoded by the coding sequence ATCGTGGATAATGTAGGTTGGGTAGAGAATCTACGCACATTTTTAGAAGGTATAGGCTTATATGATGAGGAAAGTTCTAGCCCATTTGCAATGTGGAAGTTTATTGATACCCTTGCGCAAGGCGATGAGTTTCTCTCTGGCTTTGGCTATACTTTGAGCGTAAGTGTTTTGGCTCTGCTTATATCACTTATATTTGGCACAATCGGCGGAGTTATGGCGACAAGCAAGATAAAGATTTTGCGTGCTTATACGCGGGTATATGTTGAGATTTTTCAAAATACGCCTTTAGTGATACAGATATTTTTTCTCTATTTTGCTTTGCCTCCGCTTGGAATCCACCTTGATGTGTTTAGTGTAGGCGTATTGGGTGTGGGTGCTTATCACGGCGCTTATGTGAGTGAAGTTGTGCGTAGCGGGATACTTGCTGTGCCCAAAGGACAATTTGAAGCTTCTGCCTCACAGGGTTTTACTTATGCACAACAAATGCGTTATATTATCTTGCCTCAAACTATTAAAATTATCTTGCCTCCACTTACCAACCAAGTAGTGAATCTTATCAAGAACACTTCGGTACTTTTAATTGTCGCAGGTGGGGAGATTATGTATGTGGCTGATAACTATGCAGGAGATACGAGCAATTATGCGCCGGCATATCTTTTTGCGGCATTTTTGTATTTTATTGTGTGCTATCCTTTGGCTTATTTTGCGAAGTTTTATGAAGATAAACTCAAAATGGCTCATCTCAAACGATAA
- the rrpB gene encoding MarR family transcription factor RrpB, giving the protein MNAYISACPIETTLNLIGNKWKIIIIRDLLDGTKRFGELKTSVGATRNQSISQKVLTQNLRELEEAKLLKRKVYAQVPPRVEYSLTPLGQSLDSILEALESWGEDYKRGH; this is encoded by the coding sequence ATGAACGCATATATTTCAGCTTGTCCGATTGAGACGACACTCAATCTCATTGGTAACAAATGGAAAATCATCATTATCCGTGATTTACTAGATGGCACAAAGCGATTTGGTGAGCTGAAAACATCTGTGGGTGCGACAAGAAATCAGAGTATTTCGCAAAAGGTTTTAACCCAAAACTTGCGCGAATTAGAGGAAGCAAAGTTGCTCAAAAGAAAAGTCTATGCACAAGTGCCTCCACGCGTGGAATACAGCCTCACTCCACTTGGGCAGAGTTTAGATTCTATATTGGAGGCTTTAGAATCTTGGGGAGAGGATTATAAGAGAGGGCATTAA
- a CDS encoding PP0621 family protein, whose product MKFLLIVLTLGLLVYLIIRPMLKGKNPRRHTKDESIEEMRECAHCGVYISTQEAFLSHNKYFCSKECMQEDTK is encoded by the coding sequence ATGAAATTTTTACTCATTGTGCTCACTCTTGGCTTACTTGTATATCTCATTATTCGTCCAATGCTTAAAGGCAAAAACCCTCGCAGACATACCAAAGATGAGAGTATTGAAGAAATGCGTGAATGCGCACATTGTGGTGTGTATATTTCTACGCAGGAAGCATTTTTATCCCATAACAAATACTTTTGCTCTAAAGAATGTATGCAAGAGGATACAAAATGA
- a CDS encoding MFS transporter produces the protein MKELTKMQKIRSIIAASSGNLVEWFDFYIYAFSAIYFAHSFSHSDNEIVQQISAFGVFAAGFLMRPIGSWIFGSLADKVGRKKSMVTSVILMALGSFIIAALPSKESVGDVAIFLLLVARLIQGLSVGGEYGIAATYLSELASKGKRGFYSSFQYVTLIGGQLLAVASISIMLLFFSEEEMKDYAWRILFVVGGILALGSLFVRNIMNESATKLHEHSDRGTLKTLLSFSWKPFLLVVGITAGGSLAFYTITTYTKTFIMNAHLIDNTLSNNIYLIALFVLMIIQPLFGLLGDKIGHKNSILIFSVLGFLGIYPIFAALKVSANPYVVLTLVLALFVILSFYTSVAGIFKAKLFPEHIRALGTGLGYAIPNAIFGGSAPFVALWFKNAGCENGFFIYVAILMVVVLLIAFCLPKQSELE, from the coding sequence ATGAAAGAATTAACAAAAATGCAAAAAATTCGCTCTATCATTGCTGCAAGCAGTGGGAATTTAGTAGAATGGTTTGATTTTTATATTTATGCTTTTAGCGCTATTTATTTTGCTCACTCTTTTTCGCATTCTGATAATGAAATAGTCCAACAAATCAGTGCTTTTGGTGTGTTTGCAGCTGGATTTCTTATGCGTCCTATTGGTAGCTGGATTTTTGGTTCTTTGGCAGATAAAGTTGGGCGAAAAAAATCTATGGTAACTTCTGTTATTTTAATGGCTTTGGGTTCTTTTATTATTGCTGCTTTGCCAAGTAAGGAGAGTGTGGGCGATGTTGCTATTTTTTTACTTCTTGTGGCAAGACTCATTCAGGGTTTAAGTGTAGGAGGTGAGTATGGCATTGCCGCGACTTATTTGTCAGAGCTTGCAAGCAAGGGTAAAAGAGGATTCTATTCGTCTTTTCAATATGTAACTCTTATCGGGGGACAACTTTTGGCTGTGGCAAGCATTAGCATAATGCTTTTATTTTTTAGCGAAGAGGAAATGAAAGATTATGCTTGGCGGATTCTTTTTGTTGTTGGTGGAATTTTGGCGTTAGGTTCTTTGTTTGTTCGTAATATTATGAATGAAAGTGCAACTAAACTCCACGAACATAGTGATAGAGGAACACTAAAAACACTTTTGTCTTTCTCTTGGAAGCCTTTTTTGCTTGTTGTTGGCATTACAGCAGGTGGTTCATTGGCTTTCTACACTATAACAACCTATACAAAAACTTTTATTATGAATGCACACTTAATAGATAATACTTTATCAAACAATATATATCTCATAGCTCTATTTGTTTTAATGATAATTCAGCCTTTGTTTGGCTTACTGGGTGATAAAATTGGACACAAAAATTCCATACTTATTTTTTCGGTATTAGGATTTTTGGGAATTTATCCTATTTTTGCAGCCTTAAAAGTAAGTGCGAATCCTTATGTTGTTTTGACTTTAGTTCTAGCCTTGTTTGTTATATTGAGTTTTTATACTTCAGTAGCAGGGATTTTCAAAGCAAAACTTTTCCCTGAACATATAAGAGCACTTGGAACAGGACTTGGATATGCAATACCTAATGCGATTTTTGGTGGTTCTGCACCTTTTGTGGCTCTTTGGTTTAAAAATGCTGGGTGTGAAAATGGCTTTTTTATTTATGTCGCCATATTAATGGTTGTAGTGCTTTTGATTGCATTTTGTTTGCCCAAACAATCAGAGCTTGAGTAA
- a CDS encoding DinB family protein yields the protein MKKTLLLQAQYNEFANTNMFATFKKCPKEVLYKDCGLHYGSIMQTAEHILCGDIGIVLGHFGAFASKKLENIEEIFASVTSEHKLQSTIYEDMVAFEALRNKVDSKIIALIESIEDFESIATLSFPNVEFQKSRGFFILALLNHATHHRGQIAGALDMLKIENDFNGMLGM from the coding sequence ATGAAAAAGACTTTGTTGCTTCAGGCGCAATACAATGAGTTTGCAAATACAAATATGTTTGCCACCTTTAAGAAATGCCCAAAGGAAGTGTTGTATAAGGATTGTGGGTTGCATTATGGGAGTATAATGCAAACTGCGGAGCATATCCTCTGTGGTGATATTGGCATTGTTTTGGGGCATTTTGGTGCGTTTGCGTCCAAAAAGTTAGAGAACATAGAGGAGATTTTCGCCTCTGTAACATCTGAACATAAATTGCAAAGCACAATTTATGAGGATATGGTAGCATTTGAGGCATTGCGAAATAAAGTAGATAGCAAAATTATTGCGCTTATAGAATCCATTGAGGATTTTGAAAGCATTGCCACGCTTAGCTTTCCGAATGTGGAGTTTCAAAAATCTCGTGGATTCTTTATCCTTGCACTCTTAAACCACGCGACACATCATCGCGGACAAATCGCTGGTGCGCTAGATATGCTCAAAATTGAAAATGATTTTAATGGAATGCTAGGAATGTAG
- a CDS encoding ATP-grasp fold amidoligase family protein, whose amino-acid sequence MYKNIEDIDFNALPQSFVLKTNHDCGGVVLVPDKAIFLQDCKIYKQSLQKLTEHLQTNYYSLYREWHYKDIEPRIFAEEMLGMDMQDFRFHCFSGKIGFIQVANAAHTRNDLFDVSWNRLDISYLNAPSENPPLQPPQLKSMCAIAQKLSACFNYVRVDLYCVGEQVFVGELTFTPNGGSGKFNPHSYDETFGALWKNE is encoded by the coding sequence ATGTATAAAAATATTGAAGACATTGACTTTAACGCATTGCCTCAAAGTTTTGTGCTCAAAACGAACCACGATTGTGGAGGAGTGGTGCTTGTGCCTGATAAAGCCATTTTTTTGCAGGATTGCAAGATTTATAAACAATCTTTGCAAAAGCTTACAGAGCACTTGCAAACAAATTATTATTCTTTGTATAGAGAGTGGCATTATAAAGATATTGAACCTAGAATTTTTGCCGAAGAAATGCTAGGTATGGATATGCAAGATTTTAGATTCCATTGTTTTAGTGGAAAAATTGGTTTTATTCAAGTTGCAAATGCTGCTCATACACGTAATGACCTTTTTGATGTGTCTTGGAATAGATTAGATATAAGCTATCTAAATGCTCCTAGTGAGAATCCACCACTTCAACCCCCTCAACTTAAGAGTATGTGCGCTATTGCGCAAAAATTATCTGCTTGCTTCAATTATGTGCGCGTTGATTTATATTGTGTAGGGGAGCAAGTATTTGTTGGAGAATTGACATTTACTCCAAATGGCGGAAGTGGTAAATTTAATCCACATAGTTATGATGAAACATTTGGGGCATTGTGGAAAAATGAATAA
- a CDS encoding amino acid ABC transporter ATP-binding protein, with product MIELKNVNKFYGQHQVLKDINLGIKDGEKLVIIGPSGSGKSTTIRCMNGLEEVSSGEVIVEGITLNHKTKTKICREYCAMVFQHFNLYPHLNVLENLTLAPIKLRGKSKKEAQELAYKYLEVVGLVDKAKVYPATLSGGQQQRVAIARSLCTQKPYILFDEPTSALDPETIQEVLDVMREISHQSNTTMVVVTHEMGFAREVADRIIFMEDGAIVEESVPKEFFASPKTERAKAFLGKILSH from the coding sequence GTGATTGAATTAAAAAATGTAAATAAATTTTATGGGCAGCACCAAGTGTTAAAAGATATTAATTTAGGTATAAAAGATGGCGAAAAGCTTGTTATCATTGGACCTAGTGGGAGTGGTAAGAGCACGACTATTCGGTGTATGAATGGGCTTGAAGAGGTGAGCTCTGGTGAAGTCATTGTGGAGGGCATTACGCTTAATCACAAAACAAAAACGAAAATTTGTAGAGAATATTGCGCAATGGTATTTCAGCATTTTAATCTCTACCCACATTTAAATGTGCTTGAGAATCTCACGCTTGCGCCTATTAAATTACGAGGCAAAAGTAAAAAAGAGGCTCAAGAATTAGCCTATAAATATTTAGAGGTTGTGGGACTTGTAGATAAGGCAAAGGTTTATCCTGCTACACTAAGTGGAGGGCAGCAGCAGCGCGTAGCGATTGCACGAAGTCTTTGCACCCAAAAGCCCTACATTCTTTTTGATGAACCTACTTCTGCGCTTGATCCTGAAACGATACAAGAGGTTTTAGATGTTATGCGCGAAATCTCACATCAGAGCAATACGACAATGGTTGTTGTAACGCACGAGATGGGATTTGCAAGAGAAGTTGCTGATAGAATCATCTTTATGGAAGATGGTGCTATTGTGGAAGAAAGTGTGCCTAAGGAGTTTTTTGCCTCTCCAAAGACAGAACGAGCAAAAGCTTTTTTAGGAAAAATTTTAAGCCATTAA
- a CDS encoding amino acid ABC transporter permease codes for MGNVLNQSNLQFLLDGLYLTLIVALATCVISIVFGTFLAITRNYGGRIISSLAAIYIEVFRNTPLLLWMLTAVFVLPSFFGRAEPAIWGTIGFSLYTSSVMAEIIRGGLNSVPKGQFEAAYSQGFSQFFTLFYIILPQTFRKVIPSMLSQIVTTFKDTSFLAGLQIAELTYQSKIILAQLASFEEILAMLGLVAGVYFVICFSLSVLVRYLDKKMAYIS; via the coding sequence ATGGGAAATGTATTGAATCAATCAAATCTGCAATTTTTACTTGATGGACTTTATTTAACGCTTATTGTAGCATTGGCAACTTGTGTTATTTCTATCGTATTTGGCACATTTTTAGCCATTACGCGTAATTATGGCGGTAGGATTATAAGTTCTCTTGCAGCTATTTATATTGAAGTATTTAGAAACACACCTTTGCTTTTGTGGATGCTTACTGCGGTTTTTGTTTTGCCGAGTTTTTTTGGACGTGCTGAACCTGCAATATGGGGGACTATCGGCTTTTCGCTTTATACAAGCTCTGTTATGGCAGAGATTATTCGTGGCGGACTTAATTCTGTGCCCAAAGGACAATTTGAAGCGGCATATTCACAGGGTTTTAGTCAATTTTTTACACTTTTTTATATTATCTTGCCTCAAACTTTCAGAAAAGTTATCCCTTCTATGCTTTCCCAAATCGTTACGACTTTTAAGGATACTTCATTTTTGGCAGGATTACAGATTGCAGAACTTACTTATCAATCTAAAATTATCTTAGCCCAGTTAGCGAGTTTTGAAGAAATACTTGCTATGCTTGGATTAGTTGCTGGTGTGTATTTTGTGATTTGTTTTAGTCTTTCTGTGCTTGTGCGCTATCTTGATAAGAAAATGGCGTATATTTCATAA
- a CDS encoding pyridoxamine 5'-phosphate oxidase family protein, protein MRRKDFDFKDTQIIGKFLNQIIFGTLVIPDSIPYAVPLSFCYEDSKIYLHGAKAGRKYELLKHNPKVAFSAAKPYSYIPSHFLHHTMIPTQFFFSVFVEGQFCVVEDLEEKKHILTRLVQKYEPNNQTMDMESGQFIGKEKGVFVGKIFVESLSAKAKFGQNLKQEDWEQIVQDLQNRNDRLDTLTIEQMKKFK, encoded by the coding sequence ATGCGGCGCAAAGATTTTGACTTTAAAGACACCCAAATAATCGGCAAGTTTTTAAACCAAATCATCTTTGGCACGCTTGTGATACCTGATAGTATCCCTTATGCTGTGCCGCTTAGCTTTTGCTATGAGGATTCTAAAATTTATCTGCACGGGGCAAAGGCTGGGCGCAAATATGAACTTTTAAAACACAATCCCAAAGTCGCCTTTAGTGCGGCAAAGCCTTATTCCTATATCCCCTCACACTTTTTGCATCACACGATGATTCCCACGCAATTTTTCTTTTCTGTCTTTGTAGAGGGGCAATTTTGTGTCGTGGAGGATTTAGAGGAGAAAAAACATATTTTAACGCGCCTTGTGCAAAAGTATGAACCAAATAATCAAACAATGGATATGGAGAGTGGGCAATTTATCGGCAAAGAAAAGGGTGTATTTGTAGGGAAAATCTTTGTGGAATCTTTAAGTGCCAAAGCGAAATTTGGACAAAATCTTAAACAAGAGGATTGGGAGCAAATCGTGCAGGATTTGCAAAATCGCAATGATAGGCTAGATACGCTAACAATAGAGCAGATGAAAAAGTTTAAATGA